From the genome of Peromyscus maniculatus bairdii isolate BWxNUB_F1_BW_parent chromosome 19, HU_Pman_BW_mat_3.1, whole genome shotgun sequence:
tctcgtaggccaggttggtctggaacttactacaGAACCCAGATGGCTTTGTGATTCTTCAGTTTTTCCCATCAAGTGCTAAGattctaattttctttcattactaGCTCAAAACTCAGTTTGAATTTTATCAATAACATGATGCAGTCAAAAAACATACTTATTGagaatatgggctggagagatggctcagccgttaaaggctaggctcacaaccaaaaatataacagAATATAGTATGTATAAACCCAAAAGTtcatatacagatacacacacacacacacacacacacacacacacatacatacacacacacacacacacacacacacacacacacacacctatgcccTAAATCCTGCAACCCGTAAATATCAATTGTATGAACTTAAATGAACTTTATGAACAAAAGGACTTTGCATATGTGATTAAGCTAAGGATTAGGAGATGAGGAAATCACCCTGGATTACCTGGATAGGTGTCCCCTATAGTccaaaaagaataagaaagaaatcagagcacAGGACACTATGATGTTGGAAGCAGAAGCTGGAGTGATGCACTTTTAAGATggaggagagaccccaaaccaaGGAATATATATGGGCACTAGAAGCTTTAAAGAGTATGGTGAGGGGGGATAGATTCTCTCCTCAGGGCTTCCCAAAAGAACAAGCTCTGCCATAACCTGGACTTGAGCCCAGTGAGATAGATTTCTaatttctgacctccacaatctTTGGAGAAGACATTTGTGTTGTCCTACACTGCAGAGTTTGTAGTAATTCATTGTAGTGGCAATAGGAAATGAATGTAGAAATGGTAATTTATTAGTTTACTGTGAAAGGGATATTTCTCTCAACAACCTTGAGCAAATAAGCTTACCTCAGTGTGCAAATAATTATCcatgaaaagtgaaaaattaCTTCAGTGGGTGTGTTATTAGCAAGCTATGTCATTAGCATATATGAACACCTTTGTGCCCTTCTGCAGGGTCAGAATATATTGAATGTTAATAGATTCACTTTCACTAAGCACTTATACATTCCTTTGGAGTCATAACCATGGCAATATTCCATTCCATTCTGATAATATCTGGCACTTGAATGATAGGTCGCGCTTCAATCAATTATGTATAGGTGACAGAAAGTTAGAAACAGGTGTATGGGAGCTAACCATAGTAGATGTATGGTTCCAATCAGGTAGGCGGGTGCTGAGTTGAGGACAGATCTAGGATACTAGTTTGAGGGAACTGAACAGCTGAGCTGGTTCTCTGTGTTCAGATTTGTGGCTGCTTCGTTCATTGGTTTGTGGTGTCCAATAAGCTGAAAGGTggtagttttttttaataagcttGAATAAGTCACTCATCAGTCTATGCTTTATGATGCTAGGCAGACAGTGATTATTTATGAACAAGACACCAAGTCATTCTGTCTCAGTATTTGTACCCAGCATTGAGTGACTGGGGACAAAGCAGGTGCTCTAGACAAAGTGGAATAACTCAGGACTAGGATTGGCCAGAAACCTGCCAAGGTGGGGaagatttaaggttttttttgttttttggttaatAGTACTATTCAGTACTATTAATGGCTTTCTGGACTTCCTTGAATACAGATAGGAAATGGCAACAAAGTAAAAGAGTTTATgttgtcgggcggtggtggcgcatgcctttaatcccagcactcgggaggcagaggcaggcggatctctgtgaggccagcctagactaccaagtgagtcccaggagaggcgcaaagctacatagagaaaccctgtctcgaaaaaaaaccaaaaaaaaaaaaaaaaaaaaagagtttatgtAAATGGACTTTAAATGAAAgccagagggaagaggaagatgtGAGTGGAAGCTGTAAAGACTATTTCAAACATCTTTCTCATTTACTTCTGCTTAGTGTTCTCTTGGCTTATCTTTGAGTGGAGTCTGTGTGAGGAATGTAGTTTCTCCAGAGGTACAGGATTTGTGCCTTTCAGCCTTTGTGCTAAAGGTTATACTCGGCTTCCCAAGGGATCTACACTGCTAGGAATGACAGCACTTTGAAGAACCCATCTTTGTAGTTAAGTAATTGGCACTTGGTGCCTCTCCTATGTGATGCCTGGTGTCTAAGTTGATGGGAGGGTTTGGGCTGTAGAAGATTATCTGCCCTTGGAAGAATCTAAACTTTGTCGGACTCATTTTCAGGGTTATACTTTTCCCTGTCAATTTCATTTAAGGTTCTTCTGCATTAACTTTGTTAATGTTTTGTTAATCCCAAGTATCCAACTTCATGAACAAACTGCTTATCTGCAGTACACTCAGCATTTGCATGAAACTAAAATATTTCAACTTGAGCAGCCTAGATTTTAGATAAACCATATTTCGAAAGGCACTCAGAGGAGAACCTGCTTACTTATAGTAAATCAAAGATGTTCAGAGCCAAACTGGTGCTCACTCAGTTTTCTAAGGCTGAGGTAGACAGTTAGATGCCTTAGTCTAGACCAGCAATTTTCAAAGCCTGGTCCCAGATCAACATCAACATCACCTGAAACCCTCTTAGAGATGCAAATGAACTGACTATCCTGAGCAGAGTTGGAAACTCTGTGGCTGGAACTAGCCTTTCATGCTTAACAAGCCCTTCAGGTAATTCTCAAGTTTGAGAATAATTGATACAGATGAAGTTTCACTCTCCTCATAGAACAGGTTTACAGCTAAAATGTTGGGAACGCTTACTCCTCACCTGGCAGCTCAAATGTACCACTGCTTCCTTTCTGCATAGTTCTATTAGACTATAACCACTTGAATGGTTTAATTGAAAAATCACTTATGTTTGTagttgaaattaaatattttatgtttaaataattgttttttattagaaTTATATATGTTGAAAGTAGTTGGCTGTATCTGTATTCTCTAAAGATATGTATAAAACCTCATCTAGCAGTATGAATaatatgaaatgttttacatCAAATCTTGTTCTGTGTAATAGCCaatcaaagaatatttaaggtgACTGCATGGATTTCTTGGCTCAATATTCAAATATAGACAATTTTagatattaatatttaatgtgtTTGCATCTTAAAGTTGATTTTATGTAACCTTAAGTACTTGCAACTCCTAAAATCACCGAAGATTTTTGTAAGCAGCATAATAATGCTGGATATTTTTTTATCCTCCTATAGATTTGCTGAAATAAAGGTTGTTTGAAAATGGATGTGGCTTTGTGAAACATTAGCAATGTGGATActataatatttaagaaaaggaGATAAGAGTTTTGTTTAGTGAACATATATCATTGATTTCTAAAAAACATAACCCACAAGTTGTTTTTTCTATGTTTCTTCTTAGATAGCCAACAGGAAAAGTACTCAGCAGTCTTCATTGATGGACCTGGATGGCTCCTACCTGAGTGTAGCCAAACCACAAACCTACTGTCAGACCAAGGCAAGGCCTAAGTCAGCAACCCAGGACTCAGTTTCAGAGTCCCTTATGGCAGTGAGGAATAATTCTTTGAAACCAGTAACACTTCATCCTCCCAAAGAGCATTTAGAGAGGGTGCCGTCAGAAACCAGAACAGGTACTTATGAATCTCCAGGGAGGAAACCAGTAGAGGCAGCCCCGATAGAGAGAGTCCTGCCTTCAGAAGAGATGAAGATGAAGGAATACCCACACCTTCCACCTGCAGCACTGAGTCAGTACTGTGGTCATAAATGCTCTGAAGGTGAAGATTATGTTCATGAGAACTACCATCCTGCGAACATGGCCCCTCAGTACTGTAAGACACGGCCGGCGTCGTGCGGTCAGTGTGGGCTTTCctggccatctctcctgcctggcCGAGTGACAGTGCACCCCAGTGAGACTGATGTCAAAAAGCAGCTCTCAGAAGATAGGAGGCAGCAGTTGATGCTTCAgaagatggaactagaaattgAAAAGGAACGCCTTCAACATCTTCTGGCCCAGCAAGAGACAAAGCTCCTCCTCAAACAGCAGCAACTGCACCAGTCCCGACTGGATTATGACTGGTGAGTCCTGTCTCTTCTTTCAGCACTGCCTGTTGGTTGGAGAATGCAATTTCAAATGCTGGTTTTTACAAACCTCAGTTctataacacaaatattataattaaatcttataatacaaatcttaaaatcttatagtaaaaaaaagcagagccagatattggggtgaaaactgaaagatcagagaggcagaccagccagccactagcttacctctatgaaatcctcagcctccagagaggctgtttcctcacaccttatatacctttctgtgtcctgccatattacttcctgggattaaaggtgtgtgtcaccactacctggttctgtttctctcatgtagctcagtgtggccttgaactcacagagatccagatgaatctctgccttccaagtgataggattaaaggtgtgtgccaccactgcttgacctctctgtttaatttagtggctggctctgtcctctgatctccaggtaagctttattgggatacaCAATCACCACACTGTTCACAGAGGTTCTTCAGCATCTTGCTTTGTTGGAGTGCATACCAACTATGACTACAAGTCAATTCCTGCCTTATACAGAAGATAGGCATGTAAGTATGTACATCGATGCTTGTGCCTataagcacacatgtggaggccagaggaggacttcCAAGTGTCTTCATCTGTCATTCTCTACCTTACTTCATTAAGACAGAGTCTACTAAATCAGTAGCTCACCATCTCAACTAGGTTGGATGTCCATTGAGCTTCTGGGATCCACCTATCTAACCACCCCCAATGCTAGGGTTACAAGTACATGTAACCATGCCTGTCTGGGAACTTGAACTCAAGGCCtcttgcttgcacagcaagttctTTACCCACAGAACTGTCTCCCAAGTCCCAGTGGTTACTTTCATCATACTTCAAATGCCATGTGTTTTGTTATTTGATGTCACTATGGAGAGTTAGAGATTAGGTTAGATCCTATTATTTCTCAGTGTAGAATCAGATTGCAAAGAAGTGTAATTAGTTGTCATCATCCTATATTCATGTCTTTCTGCCatcctataaaataaaacaaatcattaGACTTGTTTAAATTTAATCCTTACTAGTCCTGAATATAGCCTGCCTTATAACTAGTTCTAATGAACATACTCACATTTATACTTCCTTCGTTTTCTATTAAAAAGTaacctttttaaattttccattgtgtatttcatAGCATGTGGTAGTGTATTACATAAGGACATTTTTATacaagtacatgtgtgtgtgctgatcatattcactctctgtaccttcctttttatttattttcactgggTACTGGGGTCAATCCCAGGGCTTGTGTTCTGTATAGATCTTTACCCTGATTATTCTTCCCTTAGCAATCATCTCCTTAGAACTGGGTTTCAAACGCTGGGTTGCTGGTTGCTGTTTTATACTATTCAGTATGCATTttacattcatatgcataaagtTTACTGTTTAATTGAAGAAAAGTAGTAATAAATCAGatataagtatatttaaaatcCTAAAATGTAGCCTTTATGTTCTTTAAAGAATAATGAATTGCAAATTTCCCAAGGGAAATGCCTCTGTCTCCTTGCTTGTTGCCTTCTTGGTCACCATCTTCTATAGATTCTTACAAGATACACTCATCTCTTTATAATACTAGCTTAGAAAAAAGACCTAAGAAATAGAGTTTTTGAGGAAAatcttgtatgtgtatatatttttaaactatacatattcatagttacttttaaactttatttgaaataattataaGTTCATgagtacttttaaaaatgttacagaGATATTCCAGATGCCCTTCACCAATGGATGCATGTTACATAATTTAGAAACTAGTGAATTAACATTAGTTCAGTGTGTATGAttatctgctgctgctgcttttttttttttctttgattgtcTAGTGCTGATGAAGAACACAAACTGTTTCGTCATTATGAAGATTCGAAGATTCGGTATATTTAGGAGTtcttgaaccttttttttttttttttttttgtatcgcTTTTTGAGCCCCATCCATGTTCCTTCCTTAAACTTCATGTACAGAAATGTAAATTTTTTGTTATGGTCCCTGAGATCTGATCCtgggagctgctgctgcttttctttgCCCTGTGTTATTCCTCTTCAGCTCTAGTCAAGTGTCTGACTCTCCTTTTTGGCCTCTTAGtcataattaacaataatcttgtgaggtttgttttctttccatatttgctgaattttttttcttatctcagATGAGCATGTTTCCAAAGTACAGTTTCtgccttgtttttatttatgtcttctgtttctttttagaaATTTTCTGCCTTTCGATTTCTTTCAAGGCTATTCAGAAGTGTTCTTtgtgtctgggattaaaggtgctatCCTGCaactaactttgtagaccaggctggcctcacactcacagagatctgcctgcctctgcctccccagtgctgggattaaaggcgtgcactaccatgccgggccacaccttttgtttcttaaACTCTAAAGATTTCTGTCTTCTGGAAAACTCTGCAAAAATAGTTTGAGCTCCCTCATGGATCCATTCTCTCTATCCTAATTTTCCTTTTCAGCGGACTGTTTATTTCCCATATTCAGAATTCCTCTCCTCAGATTATCATGTGATTTAATCAATTCTATTGCAGGGATGACTATTACCCTAGGTAGTTACCATCCACAGTGTTAGAAAATCCTCAGTGTTTTCTCCTCAAGTGCTTTCGGTCTTGTTGATCAGGACTTGTAAACATATACAACCCATGAAACAGCGCCCAGGCACAGTCCTGTCCGTCTTCAGACCTTATCTTACTGGCCTCTGCTGTCTTCAGCATCTGTTAGAGGGCTTTGTGGTTCTGAGTCTTGGCCATCCCAGTTCTGCCATTTCATTTGCTGTTTGTAGCTCTGACTATAAAACAAAATTCTCCCAAGTCAAGAAGTTCTTGATCAGAAGCTTCAAGTGAGGTGCCCAGATAAACAGTCACTTCAGATAATGGGATGGAGGCTTTTTAAGACAGATTCTGCCTGTGGCCCAAGCTAACCCAAACCTGTgttttctcctgcctcctcccaggtgctgaggttACAGCTTTGACCACACCTGGCTGAAGACATTTTTAACTAGAGAAggttctttcttcctgcttttctacTAGGAAATCATCTGATCTacctctggtttctttctcactGGGTTCTTTAAGTTATGGGATATATACAAAAGAGCATCATAGtatattttgtataatatattctaTAACTCAGttcaattttcattgttttagaaaggtatttattatttttgcccAAAACTATGTGGGGAGAATACCTAGATGAATAAAACCTGATCTCTTTCAGTGTGTTATGCTGGGATGGGCCAGAAGTGAGGGCCTTGATTTATCTGTTTAATCAGTATCACAATTCACATTTCTAGGCCAAAAGTCAGCCTACTCTCTGGCCTGCTTTTCAGATTCTGGCAATTTTATCACTTAAGAGTTATCTGAAAGTCTGCCCAGTAGGGTCATAAACCAAAAATATCTGTGGTGAATGAACCCTCCTAATACAGTGCCTTTATTTTTACcacttctgaattttaaaaactgataaaaaattatttctagatTAGCTACTGCTGATCATCCTAGTTTGCAGAGCTTTCTATAATTTGCAGTTATCTCTGTACCCATTTGCCCCATTTTTCCTAAGAAATGTTTTTCTCTGAAAATGTATCTGGTTGAAACCCTTTCCATATACTATTCATCGTTCTTTCTCAAGCCATACCTTCTCGTCTGGTTTAAATatgtttgctttccttttccatttaTCTACACCTTACTTAATTTTAGGTCTGGTTTCTTTCTCACTGGGTTCTTTAAGTTATGGGATATATACAAAAGAGCATCATAGtatattttgtataatatattctaTAACTCAGttcaattttcattgttttagaaaggtatttattatttttgcccAAAACTATGTGGGGAGAATACCTAGATGAATAAAACCTGATCTCTTTCAGTGTGTTATGCACAGTCTCACACACTAATTTATACATAATATGGACTATTGTATATCTTTACTGAATTTGTAATTTAAGTGGTCAGATAACTCAGTTCAATTACAGTAATAAATTAATACTGGCTATGCATACAGCATTATTTATTGTGCCTAGGATATTCAGGAAATGTATTGGAAAGACACTCTATAATTGAATACCAAATGAGTAGCATAGAATTAAAGAAGTTAAAGTAGTTCAGAGTTTGGGGATGAGACTTTCCCATTGAAATGCATTTGGGAAGACAATAATACTTACTAATTCTGATTTATAATTGATTCTTCCACCTTGAGATTGCATAGTCAATGCTTTCAGAAAGTCTTGCTTTGTGAGTCCTTTCTAAATTGGTCAAAGAAGATTTATCCAGAACACAGTTGATTGCAGTGCCAAGAACCACCGTACATTCTTTTGGAAATAAGAGTAAAGTAGTGCATTTGTAATGAGTAATGTCAAAGctctttataaatatttgtctttgtctCTGGCATCTAGAGTACACATAATGTATACCTAGCTATGAAAAATGTACCACCTTCACCACTTAAAAATGTATCACCTTGGGCAGAAGCTATTCTGACTGCTGCTGTTACTATTTTTCTTACTCCTTTCTCATAATTGCCTGATTTTAGCATTTTATACCTTCATTTACTAATGACTTGCATGTCACTACACAGTAATAATACTGCAAATTCCATCTCTCTGTATATCACCATGTATAGTCACAGTTAAAAGAATGTCTTTTGATGGTGACAAATACTATGTTCATGGTGATTTTACAAAACACATAATAgttttatttcatagtttttgtttgtttggctggttggtttggtttttcgagataagttttctctatgtaacagtcctggccatcctcgaactctctttgtagaccaacctggcctcaaactctcagagattcacctgcttctgcctcctgcatgctggtattaaaggcatacaccaccaccacccggcttttatTTCATAGTCAAAGAATAAACATATAACCAAAGAACATTTTCTGAAAGACTGAAGGAATGGACATTAGGCATCACATATTTGTTGTCAGTGATTGATCACCCTTCCCTTCTCAGTATATACAAGGATGGTCTTAATCTCTGTAGATAACATACCTTCtgtcttaggttttctattgttgcgataaaacaccatgaacaaaagcaagtcggggaggaaaggtttatttcatcttagattTCCAGGTAAATAGTTCATCACCGAGagaagtgagggcaggaattAAGCCAGGTAGGAACcaaagcagaagccatagaggaatTCTGCTTACTCACTTTCTCCCATGTTCTGCTCAGCTTTcttataacccaggaccaccaacacTGAGGGGAACTGCCCATAGTGAGTTGGACCCTttcacatcaaccattaatcaagaaagtgcccataggccagtctggttGGGGAcattctcaatggaggttcccttttcccaaatgactgtagctaggtcaagttgacaaaagaaaTTAACCAGGAGACCTAGTTCTATTTTTGTCTGTGGCCTAAAGAAAATATGTTGTCACTGATATCCCAGCTTTTTGAAGTGTCAACATGAGTAGTTGGGTACAGAGTCAATAATACTTGAGAGTTGCAAGAGTTTTTATTTAGACCAGGGTGACTTGAATGGCTTCTATTTAAAGTGTTTCCTCAAAAGGCTCATATGTTGGAGACTCAGTCACAAGTGCAATGTTCAGAGATAGAGCTTAAGGGAAATGATTGGCTCATGAGGACACTTGTCTAATCAAGTAATTGAGCCAATAGAATAATCCATTAACTCATCAATGAGTTAATCTTTTCCATTAAAGCTATTGATAATTTATAATTTGTACCATTATTATGAAGTGGTAAAATCTACAAGGCAGGCCTGCTTGGAGGACTAGCTCACCAATGTATGCCTTCGATGAGAATTTCTTGTCACTCTTTGCTTCCAGGCTGACATGAGTTGAGCAGCTTTTCTCTGTTATGCTCTTCTGCCTCACCTCAGGCCCACAGAAATATAGCCAACCTATTATAAGCTGGAACCTCAGAAACCATGAGTCCACTAAATCCTTCCTCCATTAATTTATTTACCCAGGTATTTGTAACAGTAATGAACATTGGGATGGCTAATGTTGGTTCTTGACATGACAGGGTGTAGACTCACACAAAACAAGCCAccgggcatgcctgtgagggattatcctGATTAGCTtgattgaggtaggaagaccaaACTCTAAATGTGGGTAGATGGCTGGTTCTCTGAGCTCAAGTCCTAGGTTACATAAAAGGAGGAAGGCTAGCTGACGTCTAGCATTCATCTTCCGCTTCCTGACTACaagtgcaatgtgaccagctgctttgaGGTCTTACTTTGAGGTCCTCCCCATTGTGACGGGCTACAccatcaaactgtgagccaaacaaaccctctcTCCCTCAGGCTTTTTCTGTCTAACGTTTTAACACAGCAACtgcaaaagtaactaacacagtgaGCAAAGCATTCAGCAATGAATAACTGGAAGCTTTCACCTTTCGGAACTGAGACATAAAGTGCTCCGAAAACATTTACAATCCTGAGTTTTTCCATTATGTTCTAACCAGCTCAATCTTCCCGCATGTGTCCATAAAGAAAATTTGATGGGCTTACTTAATGTGTatttaggaagtgtgtgtgtgtgtgtgtgtgtgtgtgtgtgtgtgtgtgtgtgtgtgtgtgtgttgatcctGTCAGTGCTTTGGGATTAGagattcttaaatttatttttacaggtTAAGGACTCAAGCTGTATTTAAGTCTCGAGAACTGGTTGCTGATAATGAATTTACTAAACCCCAAGAACTCGATCTCGATGTGAATGGTAGTGACTCTGGACCAAGGTAAACCTGAGGGTGGGGGATGGCAAAATACTAAGAATATACATTTTTAGAATGTATTTGATAATCGTTTATAGCTTTATGttcatcattaatttaaaaaaaactgttgataATGGTAGTAttgttgaggcaaggtctcaatTGGCTCAGGCTAACCTTGAGCTCATTATATGACCTAGATTAGATTGGCCTTAAACTTCTGTTCCTCCTACCTCTTCCACCAAGACACAGAGGTCATGTGTATGAGCTACATGCCTGGTTCTTATTACTATTTTTGATCACTTAAAACTACATACattctcattttataattttgaaaaaaaattgaaaagaataaaattcattCACAATTCTACCTCTCAGAAACAATCTTTAagccatttttatttgtattcataatTATTGTGTTCTATATTGAGTAATAAAGATTATACTTatacagagttttatttattcacccTTTTCTGGTATCATTTAATACTTTGTAAACTGTGTTACTTTTAGTCAGCAAATATTGATTGTGTAGCTATTATGTAGCTACTGTATGCCCCAATATTTCTTTATTAGCCTGTTCTACATTTACTACCATTTTAAAATTGATGTAATTTCATTACTGATCTTTTTGTAATTAATACTCTATGAAAACTATTTGAACCTTGTCTTTCCATGAATTATTATAAACATTAATGCTGCTGTAGATTCGTTAGCCTTCTAAAAACCTATTTTGTACTGAGTAAAACAGTGTACTTCTATAGTTGGGAA
Proteins encoded in this window:
- the Kiaa1328 gene encoding protein hinderin isoform X11, encoding MGCFHVLAIVNDSILKVRMQLQYRECQELLSLYQKYLSEQQEKLTMSLSELGAARVQEQQIANRKSTQQSSLMDLDGSYLSVAKPQTYCQTKARPKSATQDSVSESLMAVRNNSLKPVTLHPPKEHLERVPSETRTGTYESPGRKPVEAAPIERVLPSEEMKMKEYPHLPPAALSQYCGHKCSEGEDYVHENYHPANMAPQYCKTRPASCGQCGLSWPSLLPGRVTVHPSETDVKKQLSEDRRQQLMLQKMELEIEKERLQHLLAQQETKLLLKQQQLHQSRLDYDWLRTQAVFKSRELVADNEFTKPQELDLDVNGSDSGPSLLKSKCEGWLHGTSSSFKKCQNSPNNGQHRREKKTVEFQSHVADDIQGLCQQNDTCRAQRETVTGVRKDASTSPMPTRSPKDPMTPSSSSQRNTSRYETSLLDLVQSLSPNSAPKSQPHPSRAAGTRNTFRPSPQKSTWKKVGTRRSPEDLEENQILEDIFFI
- the Kiaa1328 gene encoding protein hinderin isoform X10, producing MGCFHVLAIVNDSILKVRMQLQYRECQELLSLYQKYLSEQQEKLTMSLSELGAARVQEQQVEPSVHFKDKANLVMIANRKSTQQSSLMDLDGSYLSVAKPQTYCQTKARPKSATQDSVSESLMAVRNNSLKPVTLHPPKEHLERVPSETRTGTYESPGRKPVEAAPIERVLPSEEMKMKEYPHLPPAALSQYCGHKCSEGEDYVHENYHPANMAPQYCKTRPASCGQCGLSWPSLLPGRVTVHPSETDVKKQLSEDRRQQLMLQKMELEIEKERLQHLLAQQETKLLLKQQQLHQSRLDYDWLRTQAVFKSRELVADNEFTKPQELDLDVNGSDSGPSLLKSKCEGWLHGTSSSFKKCQNSPNNGQHRREKKTVEFQSHVADDIQGLCQQNDTCRAQRETVTGVRKDASTSPMPTRSPKDPMTPSSSSQRNTSRYETSLLDLVQSLSPNSAPKSQPHPSRAAGTRNTFRPSPQKSTWKKVGTRRSPEDLEENQILEDIFFI
- the Kiaa1328 gene encoding protein hinderin isoform X13, which produces MSLSELGAARVQEQQIANRKSTQQSSLMDLDGSYLSVAKPQTYCQTKARPKSATQDSVSESLMAVRNNSLKPVTLHPPKEHLERVPSETRTGTYESPGRKPVEAAPIERVLPSEEMKMKEYPHLPPAALSQYCGHKCSEGEDYVHENYHPANMAPQYCKTRPASCGQCGLSWPSLLPGRVTVHPSETDVKKQLSEDRRQQLMLQKMELEIEKERLQHLLAQQETKLLLKQQQLHQSRLDYDWLRTQAVFKSRELVADNEFTKPQELDLDVNGSDSGPSLLKSKCEGWLHGTSSSFKKCQNSPNNGQHRREKKTVEFQSHVADDIQGLCQQNDTCRAQRETVTGVRKDASTSPMPTRSPKDPMTPSSSSQRNTSRYETSLLDLVQSLSPNSAPKSQPHPSRAAGTRNTFRPSPQKSTWKKVGTRRSPEDLEENQILEDIFFI
- the Kiaa1328 gene encoding protein hinderin isoform X12, encoding MSLSELGAARVQEQQVEPSVHFKDKANLVMIANRKSTQQSSLMDLDGSYLSVAKPQTYCQTKARPKSATQDSVSESLMAVRNNSLKPVTLHPPKEHLERVPSETRTGTYESPGRKPVEAAPIERVLPSEEMKMKEYPHLPPAALSQYCGHKCSEGEDYVHENYHPANMAPQYCKTRPASCGQCGLSWPSLLPGRVTVHPSETDVKKQLSEDRRQQLMLQKMELEIEKERLQHLLAQQETKLLLKQQQLHQSRLDYDWLRTQAVFKSRELVADNEFTKPQELDLDVNGSDSGPSLLKSKCEGWLHGTSSSFKKCQNSPNNGQHRREKKTVEFQSHVADDIQGLCQQNDTCRAQRETVTGVRKDASTSPMPTRSPKDPMTPSSSSQRNTSRYETSLLDLVQSLSPNSAPKSQPHPSRAAGTRNTFRPSPQKSTWKKVGTRRSPEDLEENQILEDIFFI